From one Leishmania infantum JPCM5 genome chromosome 29 genomic stretch:
- a CDS encoding 3,2-trans-enoyl-CoA isomerase, mitochondrial precursor-like protein — protein sequence MRCFRASCCAPPPRSRACSTVASVPDTSDLIIVRESPIDNVVLLEMNSGRANVLTPKFISAFLNKLSDLCDPDKSKCSGIILTSKNPGVFSAGLDLNELNTNLSQDRFAHYWSQFQKLFTTLHALPVPLVSAINGHAAAAGCIVALACDYRVMARRHPTKPAHLTIGIAAARHGFVVPSYVAASMEHVVGFRKAEELLCTGLLLPADEALQVGLVDEVVEHHDEAVVPCLQFMEKLLELPSPAPYWMIKDMSRRHILAPLCTPALRTQDTVSFYNLFSNPQVKKKLAEHAQKFAKK from the coding sequence ATGAGGTGTTTTCGTGCttcctgctgcgcgccgccgccgaggtcgCGTGCATGCTCGACGGTAGCAAGCGTGCCAGATACCAGCGATCTCATCATTGTGCGTGAGTCGCCAATTGACAACGTAGTGCTTCTCGAGATGAACAGCGGGCGCGCCAACGTTCTGACGCCCAAGTTCATTTCAGCGTTCCTGAACAAGCTTAGCGACCTGTGCGACCCAGACAAGTCCAAGTGCAGCGGTATTATCCTCACATCCAAGAACCCCGGTGTCTTCAGCGCCGGACTTGACCTCAACGAACTCAATACGAACCTCTCGCAGGATCGATTTGCGCACTACTGGAGCCAGTTCCAGAAGCTCTTCACTACTttgcacgcgctgccggtACCACTGGTGAGCGCCATTAACGGGcatgctgcggcagccggcTGCATCGTTGCTCTCGCGTGCGACTACCGCGTCATGGCAAGGCGACATCCTACAAAGCCCGCCCACTTGACTATTGGCATTGCCGCTGCTAGGCACGGTTTTGTTGTGCCGTCTTACGTGGCTGCCTCGATGGAGCACGTCGTGGGATTTCGCAAAGCTGAGGAACTGCTCTGTACGGGCTTACTGCTGCCCGCCGACGAGGCCTTGCAGGTGGGACTTGTAGACGAGGTCGTGGAGCACCACGACGAGGCTGTTGTGCCGTGTCTGCAGTTCatggagaagctgctggagctcccctcccccgcacCATACTGGATGATCAAGGATATGTCACGTCGCCACATCCTTGCCCCGCTGTGCACTCCGGCACTTCGAACGCAGGACACGGTCAGCTTCTACAACCTCTTCAGCAACCCGCAGGTGAAGAAGAAGTTAGCGGAACATGCACAGAAGTTCGCTAAGAAGTAG